The genomic interval TCTGCCTTGTCTCTTCCTCACCTGCAAGCACACACCAAGGCTGAGGGTTTCTTGTGATCTCTATCTGGTGTTTACATTTCAGACATCTCCTTAAGTAAGCCCCTCATTTCATTCATGCAATCAGCCAGCGAGTATTTGTAGAGTGCCTATTCTGTGCTCAGCCACAGAACCAGAATGCGGGGAGAGGTGGGGGTGTATTCAGAGGGAGTCGAACTCAGTCTGTCCACAGGAGGACCCATCCTAGCGGGACATCTGATAACTGTAGAGCCAGACAGGTGTGTGAGAGGCACAGGCACAGTACAGGGTCTTGGGAAAGGCCGTCTACTCCCAGCATGAACTATCGAGGCAGATGCCCATAGGGTTTATAGAGGAGAAGCTGAACCTGGAGATACCAGTGCCTTGCTTGAGACCCTGGATGTCTCTGACAGaggtgatgggaagagccaagtcCGGGAGGATGGGCAGTGAGAGCTGATTCTGGGTGTTTTCCATCCCTGCATTTGACAGTCCAGCAAAGCCAAGAAGATGACCCGCCCCCTTCCATGCTGCTGAAGGACTACCAGAACGTCCCTGGAATTGAGAAGTAAGCAGGACGAAATCTCTTTGATGAGGCAGAGAACCCTGGGAGGATTGGCAAGGAGAGGGCTTCGAGGGAGATGCCTGCGGGATCTGAAGCTTGACTATGaaaaagggcagagaagcccaggCCTGGTGAGAGTGAGTGGGCAGGCGAGCCAGATGgagcattcctgcctgctgtttTTATGCTCTGGGTAAAGACCCTCTGCCATTGGATACCACGGAGGCACCGTGCCTCACAGGTCTTTGTAGAAATCTTGGATCTCTCTGTCCTGTGAGGGAAGACACAGTGTCTCCATTTTGTACATTATCAGACTGCCCAATGTCATACAGCTCCTAAGGGGAATCAGGGCTGAAAGACCAAAACCAGGCCCCTGTGCTCAGCCCCTGTCCTGTGCAGTGGGAGCTGGGCAGTCTCTCCAGTCCCTCCCACAGTGCAGTGTGACATGAGAAAGAAACAATGACTATAGAATTGAAGTGTAAGCCATATTCCAGCTAAAATGGAAATCCTCTTTTTGCCCTCCGTGCAGTGAACCTGGAACACTCGAGCTGACAGCCCCAGTTTTCTGTTACCACGTGGTTGCATGTTCTCAGCCTAGCAAATCAGATCCATGCTGACTTTTAATTCCTGAGAAAGGGTACCCCACTCCCAGAGAGACTCCTGttgtaaaagaaatttttaacCATTCTTGCTTTTCAAACTAAAAACAGCCTTGCTTCCCCTTCCCCCTTTCCCTCCACACCTGTCTCTCATTGCTGCGGTTTTTTCCCACAGGGTTGATGATGTTGTGAAAAGACTCTTATCTTTGGAAATGGCCAACAAGGTGAGTGGCCTTTGCCAAGCTTTGACCTCTCTGCGTCCTCTTCTGGAGACTCCCTCCTACCCTCGTAACATCCCCCAGCCCATGCTTCTCAAGGCAGTGCTATCCCACTGTCATGATGTATCCACTTGTCAGTACCCCAGACTGAGCATCTCCAGGGCAAGGACTGAGGGTACAACTTGTTCCCTGTTGTACCCTTAGCACCTGACaaacagtaggtactcaataaaaatCTGATGCCTGCATGAGGGAGCAAAGTTTGGGGACATTGATCCAACATTCTTCTGTCAGTGGCATTGGCCTTAGGCTCACCTAGATGTGAACAGCCCTGCGATTGGCCAGAGGCCATACCCTGATGGGCTGAGTGAAGTCAGTCCCTGGGCCTTGTGGCCTGGTTGCTACGACTGCAGCCCTTACTTGGAGGCGTGAGGGCAAGTTGGGGGGTGGCAGACCTCACAGACTCTCCCTCTCTATCTTCAACAGAAGGAAATGCTGAAAATCAAGAAAGAGCAGTTGATGAGCAAGGTCGTGGAAAACCCGAAGGACACCAGCTCCCTGGAGGCTCGAAGTTGGTCAGGGGGGCCCTTGGGGAGTTGGGGTACAGGATAGTCTGCTAGCTGGTGCTTGATTCTGGTGCCTCATCTGCAGATACACTGGTGTTAGATGTGGCATGATAAAGGGGGAGACAGGAAGGACCAAGGAACACTGGACTCTGTTTTCTGAGCTCCGTGATGTAGTCCTATCTCTGTATGAGCTCAGGTGACGTTCCTAAGGAGCTTGTTCCTCTCTCTACTCTGCAGCTAAGGTGGTATGAAAGGGCGTGTGGTCAGGGCCAGTGTCCCCACCACACCCTCTGCAGTGCTCCCAGGGACTCAGCGTACTGCATACAGGAAGGGCCTTCTGCAGTGACACCCTCTCCTTGGGGCcatcttctgcttttgcctttttCCCTATCTCTGCAATACAGGCTTGAGCCAAACAAGAGGATACCTGAAGGAAGGATGTTCTGAGGCTTTAAGAGATGAATGGGAGCTGATAATTCTGAAAACTCATTAGCGAAAACACAGAGATAAGGATGGCAGCTGGGGGGGAAGAGGCAAGGAGGAGACTCTTGACAGTTTGGGGATCTTCAGTTATTGCCTTAGCAAGGACCTCCGGGGCTATATTCAATCTGTAACCATGAGAGCAGGCATTCCAGACTAAGTCCTGAATTTAATAGCAATGATCTAAAATTTTACCATTAAGAATGCTGATTTGGGGGTTTGGGGTTTGGCGATGAGACCTTCATATGATTAAGGAACTTCCTTTCCTCAGGCTTTGCATTCTTAAAGGCAAGCTATTCCAAAGTCTTTTGAGCTCTTGAAATTCAGACTGCTCTGGAAATGGTGGAGAGCTGTACAAGAGCTTTGGTGATTGTTATTCCTTGAGGTCTTAAAACATAACCGAGGTCTGGCCCTTCCTTCCTCTGTGCCCGTCTCTCATCTGCTGTGGTTTGTGGTTTCAGTTGTTTCCTTGACTGTCAAGATCCGCAGTTATGAAGAACACATGCAGAAACATCGAAAGGTAACCCTTGGGCCTCACTCAGAGCTAAACGTCAGCAGCTGTGGGGAGAGGAGCCTGAGCACTGAGGGGCTCTGGGTCCAGAGAAGCAGCTTGAGAAGCCAGGTGGCCAGAGCAGCAGAGCACCGGCTCCTCAGCTGCAGTGGGAAAcacacttccctcccacctccaggggaGACGAGGGAAACTTTCAGGGCGGGCTGAGTGTCATTAATGGTCAAGAAGAGCACAAACTTCACAGCAAGGGCACAGTGTGGCACACAGGGGCCCTCAGTAGTTGTTGAGTGCCTGAGTGGGGTCAGATTGCCCTGGGTTCAAAACTCATCTCTGCCACCGCCACTTGATGAGCTGTGTGATTCTAGGGAAGTTACCTGTCGAAGACTCAGTTCTCCTGTCTGTCAAATGGGGACCGTATTAGTCCCTGCTGAGAAGATTGCAAGGACTGTATGAAATAATGGCAGCCGATGGGAGGAAGTGTGTTTCCCACTGCAGCTGAGGGGCGGGTGCTCTGCTGCTCTGGCCACCTGGCTTCTCAAGCTGCTTCTCCAGACCCAGAGCCCCTCAATGCTCAGGCTCGTCATCTCCCCACAGCTGCTGACATTTTAGCCAACTGCTAAATACTCTGTGTGCACCAGTTCATTTAACCCTCATACTCTTCTTTGTAGCCCGTAGTATGGAAGAATAATCTAGGCATGGCATGATTAAGTTACCTCTGCAGGCACACCACTAGGAAATGTTCTGCTGAGACTTGAAACTCGGTGGTCTTGCTCCAGACCCACATTCCTAGCCGGTCTGCCAGATCTCAGCATGGTGTTCGGACACAGAGCTGCTGTAATGAAGCAGCTGCTGGTGTTTTTAATAAACACACAGTTGTTAACACAAACTGGTCTGGCTCCACGCCTGGCACCTCTCTTCCCCAAAGCTAGTTGAGCTGCTCCATGAGATCAGAGTTGGAGTATGGAACACCAGCCCCACTGAGGAAGCAGTGTTTGGCTGCGGGCAGGTGTCTTCCTTggccttccctcctcccaccccagttGACAGTGTGCTGAGCTGTGGAGAGGCCGAGTGGGTGGGTGTAGGGGAAAGAGCATGAGATGTGGACTCAGACCTCCAGGCTTGGATTCCAGACTGACCTCACACAAGGCCCTGACCCAGCACAGTTCTGAAACCTTTAATGAATCAGTTAACATCTTTGAGCCtttattttcccatctgtaaaatgggagtaacacTGCCTAGCTCAGAGTTGCCCTGATATTTGCCTAAGATTGTTTCAGTGCCATGGTAAAATGACCATGCTTTGTTCCTATGAAGTGGCACCCACTTATTTACATAATACTCAAAGTAATACCGATTCTCATACAGGACAAAGCCCACAAGCGCTATCTGCTGATGAGCATTGACCAGAggcaaaaaatgctcaaaaaccTCCGCAAGACCAACTATCCTGTCTTTGAGAAGACATGCAAGGAGCTGGGGATTGAGTACACCTTTCCCCCTCCATACCACCGGAAAGTCCACCGACGCTTGGCAACCAAGAAGGCTCTGTGTATTCGGGTACGATTCAGAACTGCTGCTTTGGTTGGTCCCGCTCCAGGACTGTGCTGGAGAGAGCAGAGGGAGGGGTTGTCTGAGTCTGAGCAAGGCATGGAGCTGGGCCTGAGGCCTTGTGGCTGCCAGGTCACCAAGCCCGTGGAGAAAGGCTGGGGTGACCATCTGAGGGAGTCATTTCCCACCCCAGCTGCTTCAAGTCCGCAGTTTTGCGTGGTATTACAAAGGCTTATCCTGTCCCCTCTTATCCCCAGGTTTaccaagaggttc from Dama dama isolate Ldn47 chromosome 20, ASM3311817v1, whole genome shotgun sequence carries:
- the MRPS15 gene encoding small ribosomal subunit protein uS15m is translated as MLRAAWRALSSIRTQAVTQPPVLGFPSGGCAKLLSVQRDLPSSPGGLILRAARGYATQKPVQQSQEDDPPPSMLLKDYQNVPGIEKVDDVVKRLLSLEMANKKEMLKIKKEQLMSKVVENPKDTSSLEARIVSLTVKIRSYEEHMQKHRKDKAHKRYLLMSIDQRQKMLKNLRKTNYPVFEKTCKELGIEYTFPPPYHRKVHRRLATKKALCIRVYQEVQKLKKQKRALKTAAAAAQKQGQRNPESPSEARPEAIKETQ